A single window of Archangium gephyra DNA harbors:
- the sinK gene encoding hybrid histidine protein kinase/response regulator SinK: MDIPVPLAHLLQALEAGDLPAAKAAAAELQRTSAGSTQLAAEVLHELRQPLLGVKAYTQMLSEEIGTRGPLRQMLAQVERMEQIISDFTRLASERPAPQQAVSLVTHVQAAARAFGLNPDSARVTLQVEAPEDLTVQGNGRLLEQLTLNLLNNARDAVSGPGRVKVVLAREGTSPVMYVADWGPGVSESVRHRLFEPYVTGNKRGTGLGLAVCRRIAQEHHARLELVPSSVLVDQPAPTTVFRVLFPAPGAVPGASASPNPGAASPAPAPARRRLLVVDDEEIIRSVFKDLMGRECEVLEAATAEEGLEQLKRGPVDLIVTDKNLPGLSGLELAQQARRLDPSSRVILMTGYPSLVTAQQALELGLLDYLLKPFDDIREVRTKLREALTQAVPTRRALPGASRRVDVLEENPASAHRLAEALALLGLEARVLTDAPTEPAAEPPAAVVVSWELPGAYGRQALELARKLGQGAPFVVLAGYLSQDMVLEALRAGASGCLSRDMDARELGHELSRLLGRPLAA, translated from the coding sequence ATGGACATCCCGGTCCCGCTCGCGCACCTGCTGCAGGCCCTGGAAGCGGGCGATCTGCCGGCGGCGAAGGCCGCCGCCGCGGAGCTGCAACGCACCAGTGCGGGCTCCACCCAGCTGGCCGCCGAAGTGCTCCACGAGCTGCGCCAGCCGCTGTTGGGGGTAAAGGCCTATACCCAGATGCTCTCCGAGGAGATCGGCACACGCGGCCCGCTGCGGCAGATGCTGGCCCAGGTGGAGCGGATGGAGCAGATCATCTCCGACTTCACCCGGCTGGCCAGCGAGCGCCCCGCGCCGCAACAGGCCGTGTCGCTGGTGACGCACGTGCAGGCGGCGGCGCGTGCCTTCGGCCTCAACCCGGACTCCGCCCGCGTCACGCTCCAGGTGGAGGCGCCCGAGGACCTGACCGTCCAGGGCAATGGCCGGCTGCTGGAGCAGCTCACCCTCAACCTGCTCAACAACGCGCGCGACGCGGTGTCGGGGCCGGGGCGGGTGAAGGTGGTGCTGGCACGCGAGGGGACGTCGCCGGTGATGTACGTGGCGGACTGGGGCCCGGGCGTCTCCGAGTCCGTGCGCCACCGCCTCTTCGAGCCCTACGTGACGGGCAACAAGCGCGGCACCGGGCTGGGGCTCGCGGTGTGCCGGCGCATCGCGCAGGAGCACCACGCACGGCTGGAGCTCGTCCCCTCCTCGGTGCTGGTGGATCAGCCCGCGCCCACCACCGTCTTCCGCGTCCTCTTCCCCGCCCCGGGCGCTGTCCCGGGGGCCTCCGCCTCCCCTAACCCGGGCGCCGCCTCACCCGCTCCGGCCCCCGCGCGCCGCCGCCTGCTGGTGGTGGATGACGAGGAGATCATCCGCAGCGTCTTCAAGGACTTGATGGGCCGGGAGTGCGAGGTGCTCGAGGCCGCCACCGCCGAGGAGGGGCTCGAGCAGCTGAAGCGTGGCCCGGTGGACCTCATCGTCACGGACAAGAACCTGCCGGGCCTCTCGGGCCTGGAGCTGGCGCAGCAGGCGCGCCGGTTGGATCCCAGCTCGCGCGTCATCCTGATGACGGGCTACCCCTCGCTGGTGACGGCGCAGCAGGCGCTGGAGCTCGGACTGCTGGACTACCTGCTCAAGCCCTTCGACGACATCCGCGAGGTGCGCACGAAGCTGCGCGAGGCCCTCACGCAGGCCGTGCCCACCCGGCGGGCACTGCCGGGAGCGAGCCGCCGCGTGGACGTGCTCGAGGAGAATCCCGCCTCCGCCCATCGGCTCGCCGAGGCACTCGCCCTGCTGGGACTGGAGGCGCGGGTGCTGACGGACGCGCCCACGGAGCCCGCCGCGGAGCCCCCGGCGGCCGTGGTGGTGAGCTGGGAGCTGCCCGGCGCCTACGGGCGGCAGGCCCTGGAGCTGGCGCGGAAGCTGGGCCAGGGAGCGCCCTTCGTGGTGCTCGCCGGATACCTCTCCCAGGACATGGTGCTGGAGGCCCTGCGCGCCGGCGCGTCCGGGTGCCTGTCGCGGGACATGGATGCCCGGGAGCTCGGCCACGAGCTGTCCCGCCTCCTGGGCCGTCCGCTCGCGGCCTGA
- a CDS encoding response regulator, translated as MNILVVDDDVELCTLLSRFLEKHGYTVYSAADALQALDILERHTVGLVISDYRMPHMDGIQFTEMLKADPRHQTTSVILMTGNADGNVHDKGLRKGVAMTLEKPLDFNQLLNLVRFAE; from the coding sequence GTGAACATTCTGGTCGTGGATGATGACGTCGAGCTGTGCACGCTGCTCTCTCGGTTCCTGGAGAAGCACGGGTACACCGTCTATTCCGCGGCAGACGCCTTGCAGGCCCTCGACATCCTCGAGCGCCACACGGTGGGCCTCGTCATCAGCGACTACCGGATGCCCCACATGGACGGCATCCAGTTCACCGAGATGCTCAAGGCCGATCCCCGTCACCAGACCACCTCGGTCATCCTCATGACGGGCAACGCCGACGGCAACGTGCACGACAAGGGGCTGCGCAAGGGCGTGGCCATGACGCTGGAGAAGCCCCTGGACTTCAATCAGCTTCTCAACCTCGTGCGTTTCGCCGAGTAG
- a CDS encoding response regulator encodes MPKNLLVADDSLTIRKVIGMIFATEDFQVTAVDNGLDAITRSRELRPDVVLADVMMPGKNGYEVCEAIKNDPATQSIPVLLLAGTFEAFDEARARAARADDHITKPFESQVLLDKVKTLVGQKSNTMPASAATQVIPSGPPAAATAAQPPRPAGPPGPGVPRPPGPGMPPGPGVPPGPGAPGMARPPAPGMPPGPGPRPGMPGPGMPPPGARPPGPGMPPPGAPGMARPPGGPGMPPPGAPGMARPPGGPGMPPPGAPGMARPPGGPGMPPPGAPGMARPPGPGMPPPGAPGMARPGMPGPGPSPTAGMPTGGLPRPPGATALPTAAPPAAGRGRDPFGLSAPAAQPVPVEEPAEASGLEELSLDEPEPIAPAPAHTPAPVAEARHAPSSADGGEAQLREALSKASREVIEKIAWEVVPQLAETIIREELERLIKDRETKH; translated from the coding sequence ATGCCCAAGAATCTGCTGGTCGCCGATGACTCGCTCACCATCCGCAAGGTGATCGGGATGATCTTCGCGACCGAGGACTTTCAGGTCACCGCGGTCGACAACGGGCTGGACGCCATCACCCGGTCGCGCGAGCTGCGCCCCGACGTGGTGCTCGCGGATGTGATGATGCCGGGCAAGAACGGCTACGAGGTCTGCGAGGCAATCAAGAACGATCCGGCCACGCAGAGCATCCCCGTGCTGTTGCTGGCTGGTACCTTCGAGGCCTTTGACGAGGCCCGCGCGCGTGCGGCCAGGGCGGACGACCACATCACCAAGCCCTTCGAGAGCCAGGTGCTCCTGGACAAGGTGAAGACGCTGGTGGGTCAGAAGTCCAACACCATGCCCGCCTCCGCCGCCACCCAGGTCATCCCCAGTGGCCCGCCCGCCGCCGCCACCGCCGCCCAGCCGCCGCGTCCCGCCGGTCCTCCGGGCCCTGGCGTGCCGCGTCCGCCGGGGCCGGGCATGCCTCCGGGTCCGGGTGTGCCTCCCGGGCCGGGTGCGCCGGGCATGGCGCGTCCGCCCGCGCCGGGCATGCCGCCGGGGCCGGGTCCGCGTCCTGGAATGCCGGGGCCGGGCATGCCTCCGCCGGGTGCGCGTCCGCCGGGGCCGGGAATGCCGCCTCCGGGTGCGCCGGGCATGGCGCGTCCGCCGGGAGGACCGGGCATGCCGCCTCCGGGTGCGCCGGGCATGGCGCGTCCTCCGGGAGGACCGGGCATGCCGCCTCCGGGTGCGCCGGGCATGGCGCGTCCTCCGGGAGGACCGGGCATGCCGCCTCCGGGTGCGCCGGGCATGGCGCGTCCGCCAGGGCCGGGCATGCCTCCTCCGGGTGCGCCGGGCATGGCGCGTCCGGGAATGCCGGGGCCGGGGCCTTCTCCCACCGCTGGCATGCCGACCGGGGGTCTGCCTCGTCCGCCGGGCGCCACGGCGCTGCCCACGGCGGCGCCTCCCGCCGCGGGCCGTGGCAGGGATCCCTTCGGTCTCAGCGCCCCCGCGGCGCAGCCCGTTCCCGTCGAGGAGCCGGCCGAGGCCAGTGGTCTGGAGGAGCTCTCGCTCGATGAGCCCGAGCCCATCGCTCCGGCGCCGGCCCACACCCCGGCGCCCGTCGCGGAGGCCCGGCACGCTCCCTCCTCCGCCGATGGAGGCGAGGCGCAGCTGCGCGAGGCGCTCTCCAAGGCCTCCCGCGAGGTCATCGAGAAGATCGCCTGGGAAGTCGTTCCCCAGCTGGCCGAGACGATCATCCGCGAGGAGCTGGAGCGGTTGATCAAGGACCGCGAGACGAAGCACTGA
- a CDS encoding demethoxyubiquinone hydroxylase family protein — protein MPQTNPFHAMVPRKLTDSELARAIRLDMEAELDAINLYAAHIDATDNEDAKAILRHVMDEEREHAALFWELIARLDPAQAEHIKVMSEKYRLIVSGASHEAVEAAGEGGERSSAPEPGLDKRLTVGSLRR, from the coding sequence ATGCCGCAGACCAATCCATTCCACGCGATGGTGCCCAGGAAGTTGACGGACTCGGAGCTGGCCCGCGCCATCCGGTTGGACATGGAGGCGGAGCTGGACGCCATCAACCTCTACGCCGCCCACATCGACGCCACGGACAACGAGGACGCCAAGGCCATCCTCCGTCACGTCATGGACGAGGAGCGCGAGCACGCCGCGCTCTTCTGGGAGCTGATCGCCCGCCTGGATCCCGCCCAGGCCGAGCACATCAAGGTGATGTCGGAGAAGTACCGGCTCATCGTCTCCGGGGCCTCGCACGAGGCGGTGGAGGCCGCGGGCGAGGGCGGTGAGCGCTCCTCGGCGCCGGAGCCGGGCCTGGACAAGCGGCTGACGGTGGGCTCGCTGCGGCGCTGA
- a CDS encoding metallopeptidase family protein yields MGKRTSKQAAPSDVEVRLDGVAAAFEEGAFEEALAGAEALLAVAPGLPEALHWRAATLTELGRTEEALEAYGKALKAAPEDTELLLGAAECLVCRVGDDREAVEEGLELCARGRKLAQRAGDVELLFEFLLLEGTGLNQVGECARAVASLEAALGHVPRSVEARVERAIALFELCRFPEAQAAFEEVLKDAADEPWAHHYLGLLAERRGDAKEARKRFGKAQAVAPQEFPPPVELGEEAFDKAVEDAVKALPGRVKEYLDNVTIAVEEIPKDEDLLGESPPLSPCILGVFRGPAVGTRNLYTDDPESFDPYPASIVLYQKNLERFAKTREELIEQIGITVMHEVGHLMGLDEDDLWQRGLD; encoded by the coding sequence ATGGGGAAGCGTACGTCGAAGCAGGCGGCGCCGTCGGACGTGGAGGTTCGGCTCGACGGGGTGGCGGCGGCATTTGAGGAGGGCGCCTTCGAGGAGGCCCTGGCCGGAGCGGAAGCGCTCCTGGCCGTGGCCCCCGGGCTGCCGGAGGCCCTGCACTGGCGGGCGGCCACCCTGACGGAGCTGGGGCGGACGGAGGAGGCCCTGGAGGCATACGGGAAAGCCCTGAAGGCGGCCCCGGAAGACACCGAACTGTTGCTCGGGGCGGCCGAGTGCCTGGTGTGCCGGGTGGGAGACGACCGCGAGGCGGTGGAAGAGGGCCTGGAGCTGTGCGCCCGGGGGCGGAAGCTGGCCCAGCGGGCGGGCGACGTGGAGCTGCTCTTCGAGTTCCTCCTGTTGGAGGGCACCGGGTTGAACCAGGTGGGCGAGTGTGCGCGGGCGGTGGCGAGCCTGGAGGCGGCGCTGGGGCATGTGCCGAGATCGGTGGAGGCGCGGGTGGAGCGGGCCATCGCCCTGTTCGAGCTGTGCCGGTTCCCGGAGGCGCAGGCGGCGTTCGAGGAGGTGCTGAAGGACGCGGCGGACGAGCCGTGGGCGCACCACTACCTGGGACTGCTGGCCGAGCGGCGGGGAGATGCGAAGGAGGCGCGCAAGCGGTTCGGGAAGGCGCAGGCGGTGGCGCCCCAGGAGTTCCCTCCGCCGGTGGAGCTGGGTGAGGAGGCCTTCGACAAGGCGGTGGAGGACGCGGTGAAGGCACTGCCCGGGCGCGTGAAGGAGTACCTGGACAACGTCACCATCGCGGTGGAGGAGATTCCCAAGGACGAGGATCTGCTGGGGGAGAGCCCGCCGCTGTCGCCGTGCATCCTGGGAGTGTTCCGGGGCCCGGCGGTGGGGACGCGGAACCTCTACACGGACGACCCCGAAAGCTTCGATCCCTACCCCGCGTCCATCGTGCTGTACCAGAAGAACCTGGAGCGCTTCGCGAAGACGCGCGAGGAGCTCATCGAGCAGATCGGCATCACGGTGATGCACGAGGTCGGGCATTTGATGGGGCTGGACGAGGACGATCTGTGGCAACGCGGGTTGGATTGA
- the groL gene encoding chaperonin GroEL (60 kDa chaperone family; promotes refolding of misfolded polypeptides especially under stressful conditions; forms two stacked rings of heptamers to form a barrel-shaped 14mer; ends can be capped by GroES; misfolded proteins enter the barrel where they are refolded when GroES binds) — MAAKEIFFHQSAREAILRGVRILSDAVAVTLGPKGRNVVIEKSFGSPTVTKDGVTVAKEIDLENKFENMGAQMVKEVASKTSDKAGDGTTTATVLARAIYEEGLKLVAAGHSPMDLKRGIDKAVETVVAELKKLSKPTADKKAIAQVGTISANGDETIGTIIADAMEKVGKEGVITVEEGKGLETTLDVVEGMQFDRGYVSPYFVTNRDRMEAVLDDAYLLISEKKVSAMQDLIPVLEQVARSGKPLLIIAEDVEGEALATLVVNKIRGVLNVAAVKAPGFGDRRKEMLQDIATLTGGTVVSEELGHKFDALTLNDLGRAKRITIDKDNTTIVDGAGKREAIEGRIKLIRGQMETSTSDYDREKMQERLAKLAGGVAVIHVGAATETEMKEKKARVEDALHATRAAVEEGIVPGGGVAYLRTLAALDKMKLGGEQDFGVDIIRKALQEPLRKIASNAGLEGAVIINKVREGQGAYGYNARTDVFEDLEKAGVIDPTKVERTALQNAASVASLLLTTEAMVADRPKKKAKGAAAGGAPDYGGDDLEY, encoded by the coding sequence ATGGCAGCCAAGGAGATCTTCTTCCACCAGTCCGCTCGCGAGGCGATCCTGCGTGGCGTGCGCATCCTGTCGGACGCGGTGGCGGTGACGCTCGGTCCCAAGGGCCGCAACGTGGTCATCGAGAAGTCGTTCGGCTCGCCCACGGTGACCAAGGACGGTGTGACGGTCGCCAAGGAGATCGATCTCGAGAACAAGTTCGAGAACATGGGCGCCCAGATGGTCAAGGAGGTGGCGTCCAAGACCTCGGACAAGGCCGGTGACGGCACCACGACGGCCACCGTGCTGGCCCGGGCCATCTATGAGGAGGGCCTGAAGCTGGTGGCCGCCGGCCACAGCCCGATGGACCTCAAGCGCGGCATCGACAAGGCCGTGGAGACGGTGGTCGCCGAGCTGAAGAAGCTGTCCAAGCCCACGGCCGACAAGAAGGCCATTGCCCAGGTGGGCACCATCTCCGCCAACGGCGACGAGACGATCGGCACCATCATCGCCGACGCCATGGAGAAGGTGGGCAAGGAGGGCGTCATCACGGTGGAGGAGGGCAAGGGCCTGGAGACGACGCTGGACGTGGTCGAGGGCATGCAGTTCGACCGCGGCTACGTGTCCCCGTACTTCGTCACCAACCGGGACCGCATGGAGGCCGTGCTGGATGACGCCTACCTGCTCATCAGCGAGAAGAAGGTCTCGGCGATGCAGGATCTCATCCCCGTGCTCGAGCAGGTGGCGCGCTCGGGCAAGCCGCTGCTGATCATCGCCGAGGACGTGGAGGGCGAGGCCCTGGCCACCCTGGTGGTGAACAAGATCCGCGGCGTGCTGAACGTGGCGGCGGTGAAGGCGCCGGGCTTCGGTGATCGCCGCAAGGAGATGCTGCAGGACATCGCCACGCTGACGGGCGGCACGGTGGTGAGCGAGGAGCTGGGCCACAAGTTCGACGCCCTCACGCTCAACGACCTGGGCCGCGCCAAGCGCATCACCATCGACAAGGACAACACCACCATCGTCGACGGCGCGGGCAAGCGCGAGGCCATTGAGGGCCGCATCAAGCTCATCCGCGGGCAGATGGAGACGAGCACCAGCGACTACGACCGCGAGAAGATGCAGGAGCGGCTGGCGAAGCTGGCCGGTGGCGTGGCGGTCATCCACGTGGGTGCCGCGACCGAGACGGAGATGAAGGAGAAGAAGGCCCGTGTCGAGGACGCGCTGCACGCCACCCGCGCGGCCGTGGAGGAGGGCATCGTCCCCGGCGGCGGCGTGGCCTACCTGCGCACCCTGGCCGCCCTGGACAAGATGAAGCTGGGCGGGGAGCAGGACTTCGGCGTGGACATCATCCGCAAGGCCCTGCAGGAGCCGCTGCGGAAGATCGCCTCCAACGCGGGCCTCGAGGGCGCCGTCATCATCAACAAGGTCCGCGAGGGCCAGGGCGCGTACGGCTACAACGCCCGCACGGACGTGTTCGAGGACCTGGAGAAGGCCGGCGTCATCGACCCGACCAAGGTGGAGCGCACCGCGCTGCAGAACGCGGCCTCCGTCGCCTCGCTGCTGCTGACCACCGAGGCCATGGTCGCTGATCGTCCCAAGAAGAAGGCCAAGGGCGCGGCGGCTGGCGGCGCCCCGGACTACGGCGGCGACGACCTGGAGTACTGA
- a CDS encoding GGDEF domain-containing response regulator, whose translation MARLLLVDDEKIARAVYGDYLRGVGHEVTAVASVQEVKETLAQAPYDVVVTDLILPTGDGMEVLRHTKEHYPGIEVVVITGLDKVDPAVRAIKSGASEYLVKPVAPEVLQHAVNRALATRELLTENAALRRYVSLLETGQRISTTLDRSRLTETACAAFLSMASASAALLFQSDGSGRTRLLGTQGLSSQTQEATLIGSVTPRLGTTREVRVLEGLPGLWPRALAVPAIEGEDLLGYAVLLYPGSPPEGIAEATGFLARCLALALRNLGRIAEVEDLAYLDDLTHLFNTRYLHLVLDREVKNAQQTQGVFSLLFLDLDYFKSVNDTHGHLVGSQLLVEMARVLKGCVRDRDVAVRYGGDEYVVLLRGTDSGGALKVAERIRRTVENHRFLAREGHSLALSTCIGMASFPEHAQDKSTLLDLADRAMYRGKKGSRNVVYMAARDLEATPPARHSQPTGS comes from the coding sequence ATGGCGCGCCTGCTCCTCGTCGATGACGAAAAGATCGCCCGGGCCGTTTACGGGGACTACCTGCGTGGGGTGGGCCACGAGGTCACCGCCGTGGCCAGTGTCCAGGAGGTCAAGGAGACCCTGGCCCAGGCCCCCTACGACGTGGTGGTGACGGACCTCATCCTCCCCACCGGAGATGGGATGGAGGTGCTGCGCCACACCAAGGAGCACTACCCGGGCATCGAGGTGGTGGTCATCACCGGCCTGGACAAGGTGGACCCGGCGGTGCGCGCCATCAAGAGCGGGGCCTCGGAGTACCTCGTCAAGCCGGTGGCGCCGGAGGTGCTCCAGCACGCCGTGAACCGGGCGCTGGCCACGCGCGAGCTGCTGACGGAGAACGCCGCGCTGCGCCGCTACGTCTCCCTGTTGGAAACGGGACAGCGCATCTCCACCACGCTCGACCGGAGCCGGCTGACGGAGACCGCCTGTGCCGCCTTCCTGTCCATGGCCTCGGCCAGCGCCGCGCTGCTGTTCCAGTCCGATGGCAGCGGCCGGACCCGGCTGCTGGGCACCCAGGGGCTGAGCAGTCAGACGCAGGAGGCCACCCTCATCGGCTCCGTCACGCCGCGCCTGGGGACGACCCGGGAGGTGCGGGTGCTGGAAGGGCTGCCGGGCCTCTGGCCGCGTGCCCTCGCCGTCCCCGCCATCGAGGGAGAGGATCTGCTCGGCTACGCCGTCCTCCTCTACCCCGGCTCTCCGCCCGAGGGCATCGCCGAGGCCACGGGCTTCCTCGCCCGCTGTCTGGCGCTCGCCCTGCGCAACCTGGGCCGCATCGCCGAGGTGGAGGATCTGGCCTACCTGGACGACCTCACCCACCTCTTCAATACCCGCTACCTGCACCTGGTGCTGGATCGCGAGGTGAAGAACGCCCAGCAGACGCAGGGTGTCTTCAGCCTCCTCTTCCTGGACCTGGACTACTTCAAGAGCGTCAACGACACCCACGGGCACCTGGTGGGCTCGCAGCTGCTGGTGGAGATGGCGCGGGTGCTCAAGGGGTGCGTGAGAGACAGGGACGTGGCGGTGCGCTACGGCGGGGACGAGTACGTGGTGCTGCTGCGGGGCACCGACTCGGGCGGCGCGCTGAAGGTGGCCGAGCGCATCCGTCGCACCGTGGAGAACCACCGCTTCCTGGCGCGCGAGGGACACTCGCTGGCGCTCTCCACGTGCATCGGCATGGCCAGCTTCCCCGAGCACGCGCAGGACAAGTCCACGCTGTTGGACCTGGCGGACCGGGCCATGTACCGGGGCAAGAAGGGCAGCCGCAACGTCGTCTACATGGCCGCCCGGGATCTGGAGGCCACGCCCCCGGCGCGCCACAGCCAGCCCACCGGGAGCTGA